The following nucleotide sequence is from Psilocybe cubensis strain MGC-MH-2018 chromosome 13, whole genome shotgun sequence.
TCGAACCCAACTTTACCCTCCCTCGGCGCTTCCGCGATGCGCCTGTAGACTTCACACTCGCGTTTTAGCTGCGAGCGTGCGCGAAGGCCGTCGGCGAAGGCCACATCGCGGGTTTTGAAGCGCTTCAGCGCCCATATGCTGTCGGTTTTGAGGCCGACTTCGCCCCGACTCTCCGTCCCAACGCTGCTCGTTTGCCTGGCCtggggagagggagaggtaGGGAGGGGGACCGAACGCACGGTCTCGATACGCGCCGTCCCATTGCCGGACCCGATAGCACACACCTTGCGCACTGCGATGCTGCGCCCTTTCAGCATCGCGAAGCCGTTTAGAGGCTTCGGCGTCTCCACTGGGTTGGATACGACATGCGGAGGGAGAACGCTCTCGTATCCGGCGAGATGCGCGTCGAGGAGGTTGATAAGCTCatccctcttctcctcgtACCTCCGCCAAGATCCACTCGCCTCGGATGTCGGCTGACGGTGTGCTTGTGCTGATGGTACTCCAGCAGCATGTTTTTCggttgagctggacgatTCCCTTCTCGGAGAGTGGATAGAACTCGCCCTACTTGGGGAAGAGGTTTGGTTTGCGCCTTCAGTATTGGCGGTCTGGTCTGGATGAGACACAGAGCCGGTGCCGAAGCCGCAGACGCTGTCGCTGGGGGAATTCGGTAGCAAGGAGTCGCTACCGTAAGAATGTTTGCCAACCAGCGCCTCGTCTGCGGCGGAGTATACCCGTGCATTGTTGCTgccgttgctgctgctgttgtctCCATCTCTGGATGAATCTAATTCGAAATCTGAAGCTGAATCTAGGTGTAAAGCTCGTGGAAAGGCGCGGAAGCTGGTACGCGGCGACGCGCGCTGGCGGATGCTGCTGTGTGTGTTGCAACTGCTGCTGTTACCGCTAACTTTTTGACTTGCGTCGCGTCCTGACTTGGTTTTGTCGAGATGTGGTGACTCGAGCTTGCTGAGTCGTGGCTGTCTGGCGCTCTTGCTGTGGCTTTTGCtgttactgctgctgcttctttTGCTGTGGCACTGGTCTATGGAAACAACCTTGGAGGATACGCCACCGACACTGGAAGGGAAGGTGAGCTGCTTTGGTGTCAGTGTCTCCTCAGGCTCGTCGGTGTAGAGCGTGCGTCCACAGAGCTGTGTGTCGAGTGCGCGCTGGCGGGAACACACGCCCCAGATGCTACTTGTGTGTGAAGAAGTGGAGGAAGGAGTGGAAGAGGTGGAACACGCTGGAGCATTTGAACTGGgtcctgagcctgagccggAGCCTGATCCTGAGTCAAAGGTGTTTGTCTGGCTAAGATCTATTCCGAAATTAGGAGAGGtagggctgttgattgtcaACAAAGGGTATGATTTTGAAGACGAGGTGGATGATGAT
It contains:
- a CDS encoding putative serine/threonine-protein kinase (putative serine/threonine-protein kinase DDB_G0280717), coding for MPQQIDQGHKSPRAIPQPGPLARKARATLYHKYAGLQTLAQVLSTVSYATPSSFVCPFASSPSSSSSSSAVASSSTSSSKSYPLLTINSPTSPNFGIDLSQTNTFDSGSGSGSGSGPSSNAPACSTSSTPSSTSSHTSSIWGVCSRQRALDTQLCGRTLYTDEPEETLTPKQLTFPSSVGGVSSKVVSIDQCHSKRSSSSNSKSHSKSARQPRLSKLESPHLDKTKSGRDASQKVSGNSSSCNTHSSIRQRASPRTSFRAFPRALHLDSASDFELDSSRDGDNSSSNGSNNARVYSAADEALVGKHSYGSDSLLPNSPSDSVCGFGTGSVSHPDQTANTEGANQTSSPSRASSIHSPRRESSSSTEKHAAGVPSAQAHRQPTSEASGSWRRYEEKRDELINLLDAHLAGYESVLPPHVVSNPVETPKPLNGFAMLKGRSIAVRKVCAIGSGNGTARIETVRSVPLPTSPSPQARQTSSVGTESRGEVGLKTDSIWALKRFKTRDVAFADGLRARSQLKRECEVYRRIAEAPREGKVGFEFIMNLVATLTIRGEHCLLLPLMATDLADVLDSRRTIVARRDTRRIIAQIATGLATLHSIGVIHNDLKPANILFTPTGTIKLTDFGLSHCTATMAPLHRDTVYASRAVGTRGYMAPEKVRTRGYSYPVDYWALGCIFAEMAGVEDRTLRSFEECGDILTWEEDYGDVEERRTFFEDQELDEDSLSLLLDPNPQTRFGFWELISHPYFKITDDFSEFDKIAETEPENFLIVDSPNPGDKSTPTHPIETSDPTNDTMYRWINPYGPYMSHCRTD